In a genomic window of Branchiostoma floridae strain S238N-H82 chromosome 19, Bfl_VNyyK, whole genome shotgun sequence:
- the LOC118406555 gene encoding anoctamin-1-like isoform X2 encodes MPEKKKKPEPTGNHVSVEMEMADMVGKPLGGQVGSHPLPVRKKSSESMTSDPDLYYSVEDLRSEPPPGEPVSNRIRPMLGQGKHEAGALFFKDGYRRIDYVLAYPVPRRKHPVKVEHKPEDDSSAFHPEGEDQKARRRREFEKNLIEAGLDLERDDEGARTKKCVTALLSQLHGSQIASREPTKDHGMCFVRLHAPWKVLSQYAEILKIKMPTKKIYEIKERAGIKAKAYALWRKTIRPLQPSAQAKQVDKEPYKHISYTFSRDKEHMFHIESRETFFKPSTRSLVVHEILKRTRYSQKDYAIGITNLIAQGVYTAAYPLHEGEFEGDTNIPPNPRQMLFDEWGSYSKFVKFQPLNLIRNYFGEKIGMYFAWLGLYTKLLIPSSFVGLIVFLYGVFTMDDNVPSDEVCEAYNITMCPLCDRECKYWRLSDSCKSARFSHLFDNEVTVFFSIFMSLWATWFLENWKRKQMELNYAWDLSGFEEEEEQPRPEYEARLVKHRIEQSDKTKTEKKVYVSSILYTVSLSKSIFKDHFEIVELGEEVKLPKKQTLFAVGVSSVTILTMFTVTLAAVFAVIMYRLSVASALAIYPNSGQIVSGTAVTLNLIVILILDEIYGSVAAFLTQLECPRTETEYEDKLIFKLFLLKFVNSYASIFYVAFFKGRFMGRPGQYIYAAPGLRMEECGPGGCLYELCIQLSIIMAGKQLIQNNVMEIGMPKLKKFLRECTCFGLCKERAERAEDKAGPRDTRWEEDLVLEPFSGLSPEYLEMIIQFGFVTIFVASFPLAPLLALVNNVLEIRLDARKFVQELRRPMAERAKDIGIWYNILKGITKISVIVNAFVIAITSNFIPRTVYQYMYSPDGSLHGFIDWSLSTFNVSDFEPGSEPRDNRSLGEVVQFCRYRDFRDAPWEAEPYKYNLAYWHIFAARLGFVICFQNVVIFLKDFIAWLIPDEVKEIKERQRREKRIIMEMLLEEERRMRQHYYATDHHHSNGKISQNGFLENHLASEFASAEEFDANSIETQV; translated from the exons CCTCCACCTGGAGAGCCAGTATCCAATAGAATTAGGCCGATG CTCGGGCAGGGAAAGCATGAAGCCGGTGCCTTGTTTTTCAAAGATGGCTACCGCAGGATAGATTACGTCCTGGCGTACCCTGTCCCGAGGAGGAAGCACCCCGTCAAGGTCGAGCACAAGCCCGAGGACGACTCCTCCGCCTTCCACCCTGAGGGCGAGGACCAGAAGGCCAGGAGGAGGCGGGAGTTCGAGAAAAATCTCATCGAAGCCGGCCTTGATCTTGAGAGAGATGATGAG GGTGCTAGGACGAAAAAGTGTGTGACTGCCTTGCTAAGTCAGCTGCACGGGAGTCAGATCGCTTCCAGGGAGCCG ACAAAGGACCATGGGATGTGCTTTGTACGGCTCCACGCCCCCTGGAAGGTTCTGTCTCAATATGCAGAGATCTTGAAAATCAAGATGCcaacaaaaaag ATCTATGAGATAAAGGAGAGGGCAGGCATCAAAGCGAAGGCGTATGCCCTGTGGAGGAAGACCATCCGACCCCTCCAGCCTTCTGCCCAAGCCAAGCAGGTCGACAAGGAGCCTTATAAACACATCTCCTACACCTTCAGCAGGGATAAGGAGCACAT GTTTCACATTGAAAGTAGAGAAACATTCTTCAAGCCTTCAACTAGAAGTCTTGTA GTTCATGAGATACTGAAGAGGACACGATACAGTCAGAAGGATTATGCAATAG GTATCACCAACTTGATAGCACAAGGAGTATACACTGCTGCATACCCATTGCACGAG GGTGAATTTGAAGGGGACACAAACATACCACCTAACCCAAGACAG ATGCTTTTTGATGAGTGGGGAAGCTACAGCAAGTTTGTCAAGTTTCAGCCGCTCAACTTGATAAG AAACTACTTTGGAGAGAAGATAGGCATGTACTTTGCTTGGCTGGGCTTGTACACAAAGTTGCTGATACCCTCATCGTTCGTGGGGCTGATCGTTTTCTTGTACGGTGTCTTCACTATGGACGACAATGTTCCAAG TGACGAAGTGTGTGAAGCATACAACATCACCATGTGTCCCCTGTGTGATCGCGAGTGCAAATACTGGAGACTTTCAGACAGTTGTAAGTCAGCTAGA TTTAGTCACTTATTTGACAATGAAGTGACAGTGTTTTTCTCTATATTCATGTCACTATGGG CCACGTGGTTTTTAGAGAACTGGAAGCGGAAACAGATGGAGTTGAACTATGCATGGGACTTGTCAGGCTTTGAAGAAGAGGAG GAACAACCCAGGCCTGAGTATGAAGCAAGACTTGTCAAACACAGGATAGAGCAATCGGACAAGACG AAGACAGAGAAAAAAGTTTATGTCAGTTCGATTTTGTACACCGTGTCTTTGTCAAAGTCCATCTTTAAGGACCACTTCGAGATTGTTGAACTG GGTGAAGAAGTGAAGTTACCGAAGAAACAGACACTGTTTGCTGTGGGTGTGTCATCAGTTACCATCTTAACCATG TTCACTGTGACGTTGGCAGCGGTGTTTGCCGTCATCATGTACCGTTTGTCGGTGGCCTCAGCGCTCGCCATCTACCCCAACTCTGGGCAGATTGTGTCAGGGACTGCCGTCACACTCAACCTTATCGTCATCCTCATTCTGGACGAG ATCTATGGCAGTGTGGCAGCCTTCCTGACCCAACTGGAGTGTCCGAGGACTGAAACAGAATATGAAGACAAACTCATCTTCAAGCTCTTCCTCCTCAAATTTGTCAATTCGTATGCTTCCATTTTCTATGTGGCCTTCTTTAAGGGCAG GTTCATGGGCCGCCCTGGACAATACATCTATGCAGCACCTGGCCTACGCATGGAAGAG TGTGGGCCGGGAGGATGCCTTTATGAGCTGTGTATTCAGCTGTCCATCATCATGGCTGGCAAACAGCTCATTCAAAACAATGTGATGGAGATCGGGATGCC AAAACTCAAGAAGTTTCTGCGAGAATGCACGTGTTTCGGCCTGTGCAAGGAGCGTGCGGAGAGAGCGGAGGACAAGGCCGGCCCGCGAGACACGCGTTGGGAGGAGGACCTCGTCTTGGAACCATTCAGTGGACTGTCACCTGAGTATCTGGAGATGA TCATCCAGTTTGGTTTTGTGACGATTTTCGTGGCCTCCTTCCCGCTAGCGCCGCTGCTGGCCCTCGTCAACAACGTTCTAGAGATAAGACTCGATGCACGAAAATTTGTACAGGAGCTTCGCAGGCCCATGGCCGAAAGGGCAAAGGACATAG GCATTTGGTACAACATTTTGAAGGGAATCACCAAGATTTCTGTCATTGTGAAT GCCTTTGTGATTGCCATTACGTCCAACTTCATCCCGAGGACggtgtaccagtacatgtacagtcctgACGGTTCGCTCCACGGCTTCATCGACTGGTCGCTCTCAACTTTCAACGTGTCCGACTTCGAGCCGGGCAGTGAACCAAGGGACAACAGATCTCTGGGAGAAGTAGTCCAATTTTGCAG ATATCGAGACTTCAGGGATGCTCCTTGGGAGGCTGAGCCGTACAAGTACAACCTAGCATACTGGCACATCTTTGCTGCCAGATTAGGCTTTGTTATATGTTTCCAG AATGTTGTGATTTTTCTTAAGGACTTCATCGCCTGGCTTATTCCGGACGAAGTCAAAGAAATCAAAGAACGTCAGAGAAGAGAAAAACGCATCATCATGGAAATGTTACTTGAGGAAGAGAGGCGGATGCGGCAACATTACTACGCAACCGACCACCACCATTCAAACGGTAAAATCAGCCAAAACGGTTTCTTGGAGAATCACTTAGCGAGTGAGTTTGCAAGCGCGGAAGAATTTGATGCCAATAGTATAGAAACGCAGGTATGA
- the LOC118406555 gene encoding anoctamin-1-like isoform X5: MPEKKKKPEPTGNHVSVEMEMADMVGKPLGGQVGSHPLPVRKKSSESMTSDPDLYYSVEDLRSEPPPGEPVSNRIRPMLGQGKHEAGALFFKDGYRRIDYVLAYPVPRRKHPVKVEHKPEDDSSAFHPEGEDQKARRRREFEKNLIEAGLDLERDDETKDHGMCFVRLHAPWKVLSQYAEILKIKMPTKKIYEIKERAGIKAKAYALWRKTIRPLQPSAQAKQVDKEPYKHISYTFSRDKEHMFHIESRETFFKPSTRSLVVHEILKRTRYSQKDYAIGITNLIAQGVYTAAYPLHEGEFEGDTNIPPNPRQMLFDEWGSYSKFVKFQPLNLIRNYFGEKIGMYFAWLGLYTKLLIPSSFVGLIVFLYGVFTMDDNVPSDEVCEAYNITMCPLCDRECKYWRLSDSCKSARFSHLFDNEVTVFFSIFMSLWATWFLENWKRKQMELNYAWDLSGFEEEEEQPRPEYEARLVKHRIEQSDKTKTEKKVYVSSILYTVSLSKSIFKDHFEIVELGEEVKLPKKQTLFAVGVSSVTILTMFTVTLAAVFAVIMYRLSVASALAIYPNSGQIVSGTAVTLNLIVILILDEIYGSVAAFLTQLECPRTETEYEDKLIFKLFLLKFVNSYASIFYVAFFKGRFMGRPGQYIYAAPGLRMEECGPGGCLYELCIQLSIIMAGKQLIQNNVMEIGMPKLKKFLRECTCFGLCKERAERAEDKAGPRDTRWEEDLVLEPFSGLSPEYLEMIIQFGFVTIFVASFPLAPLLALVNNVLEIRLDARKFVQELRRPMAERAKDIGIWYNILKGITKISVIVNAFVIAITSNFIPRTVYQYMYSPDGSLHGFIDWSLSTFNVSDFEPGSEPRDNRSLGEVVQFCRYRDFRDAPWEAEPYKYNLAYWHIFAARLGFVICFQNVVIFLKDFIAWLIPDEVKEIKERQRREKRIIMEMLLEEERRMRQHYYATDHHHSNGKISQNGFLENHLASEFASAEEFDANSIETQV; the protein is encoded by the exons CCTCCACCTGGAGAGCCAGTATCCAATAGAATTAGGCCGATG CTCGGGCAGGGAAAGCATGAAGCCGGTGCCTTGTTTTTCAAAGATGGCTACCGCAGGATAGATTACGTCCTGGCGTACCCTGTCCCGAGGAGGAAGCACCCCGTCAAGGTCGAGCACAAGCCCGAGGACGACTCCTCCGCCTTCCACCCTGAGGGCGAGGACCAGAAGGCCAGGAGGAGGCGGGAGTTCGAGAAAAATCTCATCGAAGCCGGCCTTGATCTTGAGAGAGATGATGAG ACAAAGGACCATGGGATGTGCTTTGTACGGCTCCACGCCCCCTGGAAGGTTCTGTCTCAATATGCAGAGATCTTGAAAATCAAGATGCcaacaaaaaag ATCTATGAGATAAAGGAGAGGGCAGGCATCAAAGCGAAGGCGTATGCCCTGTGGAGGAAGACCATCCGACCCCTCCAGCCTTCTGCCCAAGCCAAGCAGGTCGACAAGGAGCCTTATAAACACATCTCCTACACCTTCAGCAGGGATAAGGAGCACAT GTTTCACATTGAAAGTAGAGAAACATTCTTCAAGCCTTCAACTAGAAGTCTTGTA GTTCATGAGATACTGAAGAGGACACGATACAGTCAGAAGGATTATGCAATAG GTATCACCAACTTGATAGCACAAGGAGTATACACTGCTGCATACCCATTGCACGAG GGTGAATTTGAAGGGGACACAAACATACCACCTAACCCAAGACAG ATGCTTTTTGATGAGTGGGGAAGCTACAGCAAGTTTGTCAAGTTTCAGCCGCTCAACTTGATAAG AAACTACTTTGGAGAGAAGATAGGCATGTACTTTGCTTGGCTGGGCTTGTACACAAAGTTGCTGATACCCTCATCGTTCGTGGGGCTGATCGTTTTCTTGTACGGTGTCTTCACTATGGACGACAATGTTCCAAG TGACGAAGTGTGTGAAGCATACAACATCACCATGTGTCCCCTGTGTGATCGCGAGTGCAAATACTGGAGACTTTCAGACAGTTGTAAGTCAGCTAGA TTTAGTCACTTATTTGACAATGAAGTGACAGTGTTTTTCTCTATATTCATGTCACTATGGG CCACGTGGTTTTTAGAGAACTGGAAGCGGAAACAGATGGAGTTGAACTATGCATGGGACTTGTCAGGCTTTGAAGAAGAGGAG GAACAACCCAGGCCTGAGTATGAAGCAAGACTTGTCAAACACAGGATAGAGCAATCGGACAAGACG AAGACAGAGAAAAAAGTTTATGTCAGTTCGATTTTGTACACCGTGTCTTTGTCAAAGTCCATCTTTAAGGACCACTTCGAGATTGTTGAACTG GGTGAAGAAGTGAAGTTACCGAAGAAACAGACACTGTTTGCTGTGGGTGTGTCATCAGTTACCATCTTAACCATG TTCACTGTGACGTTGGCAGCGGTGTTTGCCGTCATCATGTACCGTTTGTCGGTGGCCTCAGCGCTCGCCATCTACCCCAACTCTGGGCAGATTGTGTCAGGGACTGCCGTCACACTCAACCTTATCGTCATCCTCATTCTGGACGAG ATCTATGGCAGTGTGGCAGCCTTCCTGACCCAACTGGAGTGTCCGAGGACTGAAACAGAATATGAAGACAAACTCATCTTCAAGCTCTTCCTCCTCAAATTTGTCAATTCGTATGCTTCCATTTTCTATGTGGCCTTCTTTAAGGGCAG GTTCATGGGCCGCCCTGGACAATACATCTATGCAGCACCTGGCCTACGCATGGAAGAG TGTGGGCCGGGAGGATGCCTTTATGAGCTGTGTATTCAGCTGTCCATCATCATGGCTGGCAAACAGCTCATTCAAAACAATGTGATGGAGATCGGGATGCC AAAACTCAAGAAGTTTCTGCGAGAATGCACGTGTTTCGGCCTGTGCAAGGAGCGTGCGGAGAGAGCGGAGGACAAGGCCGGCCCGCGAGACACGCGTTGGGAGGAGGACCTCGTCTTGGAACCATTCAGTGGACTGTCACCTGAGTATCTGGAGATGA TCATCCAGTTTGGTTTTGTGACGATTTTCGTGGCCTCCTTCCCGCTAGCGCCGCTGCTGGCCCTCGTCAACAACGTTCTAGAGATAAGACTCGATGCACGAAAATTTGTACAGGAGCTTCGCAGGCCCATGGCCGAAAGGGCAAAGGACATAG GCATTTGGTACAACATTTTGAAGGGAATCACCAAGATTTCTGTCATTGTGAAT GCCTTTGTGATTGCCATTACGTCCAACTTCATCCCGAGGACggtgtaccagtacatgtacagtcctgACGGTTCGCTCCACGGCTTCATCGACTGGTCGCTCTCAACTTTCAACGTGTCCGACTTCGAGCCGGGCAGTGAACCAAGGGACAACAGATCTCTGGGAGAAGTAGTCCAATTTTGCAG ATATCGAGACTTCAGGGATGCTCCTTGGGAGGCTGAGCCGTACAAGTACAACCTAGCATACTGGCACATCTTTGCTGCCAGATTAGGCTTTGTTATATGTTTCCAG AATGTTGTGATTTTTCTTAAGGACTTCATCGCCTGGCTTATTCCGGACGAAGTCAAAGAAATCAAAGAACGTCAGAGAAGAGAAAAACGCATCATCATGGAAATGTTACTTGAGGAAGAGAGGCGGATGCGGCAACATTACTACGCAACCGACCACCACCATTCAAACGGTAAAATCAGCCAAAACGGTTTCTTGGAGAATCACTTAGCGAGTGAGTTTGCAAGCGCGGAAGAATTTGATGCCAATAGTATAGAAACGCAGGTATGA
- the LOC118406555 gene encoding anoctamin-1-like isoform X4 has translation MPEKKKKPEPTGNHVSVEMEMADMVGKPLGGQVGSHPLPVRKKSSESMTSDPDLYYSVEDLRSEPPPGEPVSNRIRPMLGQGKHEAGALFFKDGYRRIDYVLAYPVPRRKHPVKVEHKPEDDSSAFHPEGEDQKARRRREFEKNLIEAGLDLERDDETKDHGMCFVRLHAPWKVLSQYAEILKIKMPTKKIYEIKERAGIKAKAYALWRKTIRPLQPSAQAKQVDKEPYKHISYTFSRDKEHMFLIENRDTFFLPSTRSLIVHEILKRTRYSQKDYAIGITNLIAQGVYTAAYPLHEGEFEGDTNIPPNPRQMLFDEWGSYSKFVKFQPLNLIRNYFGEKIGMYFAWLGLYTKLLIPSSFVGLIVFLYGVFTMDDNVPSDEVCEAYNITMCPLCDRECKYWRLSDSCKSARFSHLFDNEVTVFFSIFMSLWATWFLENWKRKQMELNYAWDLSGFEEEEEQPRPEYEARLVKHRIEQSDKTKTEKKVYVSSILYTVSLSKSIFKDHFEIVELGEEVKLPKKQTLFAVGVSSVTILTMFTVTLAAVFAVIMYRLSVASALAIYPNSGQIVSGTAVTLNLIVILILDEIYGSVAAFLTQLECPRTETEYEDKLIFKLFLLKFVNSYASIFYVAFFKGRFMGRPGQYIYAAPGLRMEECGPGGCLYELCIQLSIIMAGKQLIQNNVMEIGMPKLKKFLRECTCFGLCKERAERAEDKAGPRDTRWEEDLVLEPFSGLSPEYLEMIIQFGFVTIFVASFPLAPLLALVNNVLEIRLDARKFVQELRRPMAERAKDIGIWYNILKGITKISVIVNAFVIAITSNFIPRTVYQYMYSPDGSLHGFIDWSLSTFNVSDFEPGSEPRDNRSLGEVVQFCRYRDFRDAPWEAEPYKYNLAYWHIFAARLGFVICFQNVVIFLKDFIAWLIPDEVKEIKERQRREKRIIMEMLLEEERRMRQHYYATDHHHSNGKISQNGFLENHLASEFASAEEFDANSIETQV, from the exons CCTCCACCTGGAGAGCCAGTATCCAATAGAATTAGGCCGATG CTCGGGCAGGGAAAGCATGAAGCCGGTGCCTTGTTTTTCAAAGATGGCTACCGCAGGATAGATTACGTCCTGGCGTACCCTGTCCCGAGGAGGAAGCACCCCGTCAAGGTCGAGCACAAGCCCGAGGACGACTCCTCCGCCTTCCACCCTGAGGGCGAGGACCAGAAGGCCAGGAGGAGGCGGGAGTTCGAGAAAAATCTCATCGAAGCCGGCCTTGATCTTGAGAGAGATGATGAG ACAAAGGACCATGGGATGTGCTTTGTACGGCTCCACGCCCCCTGGAAGGTTCTGTCTCAATATGCAGAGATCTTGAAAATCAAGATGCcaacaaaaaag ATCTATGAGATAAAGGAGAGGGCAGGCATCAAAGCGAAGGCGTATGCCCTGTGGAGGAAGACCATCCGACCCCTCCAGCCTTCTGCCCAAGCCAAGCAGGTCGACAAGGAGCCTTATAAACACATCTCCTACACCTTCAGCAGGGATAAGGAGCACAT GTTCCTCATTGAAAATAGAGACACTTTCTTCCTCCCATCGACTAGAAGTCTCATT GTTCATGAGATACTGAAGAGGACACGATACAGTCAGAAGGATTATGCAATAG GTATCACCAACTTGATAGCACAAGGAGTATACACTGCTGCATACCCATTGCACGAG GGTGAATTTGAAGGGGACACAAACATACCACCTAACCCAAGACAG ATGCTTTTTGATGAGTGGGGAAGCTACAGCAAGTTTGTCAAGTTTCAGCCGCTCAACTTGATAAG AAACTACTTTGGAGAGAAGATAGGCATGTACTTTGCTTGGCTGGGCTTGTACACAAAGTTGCTGATACCCTCATCGTTCGTGGGGCTGATCGTTTTCTTGTACGGTGTCTTCACTATGGACGACAATGTTCCAAG TGACGAAGTGTGTGAAGCATACAACATCACCATGTGTCCCCTGTGTGATCGCGAGTGCAAATACTGGAGACTTTCAGACAGTTGTAAGTCAGCTAGA TTTAGTCACTTATTTGACAATGAAGTGACAGTGTTTTTCTCTATATTCATGTCACTATGGG CCACGTGGTTTTTAGAGAACTGGAAGCGGAAACAGATGGAGTTGAACTATGCATGGGACTTGTCAGGCTTTGAAGAAGAGGAG GAACAACCCAGGCCTGAGTATGAAGCAAGACTTGTCAAACACAGGATAGAGCAATCGGACAAGACG AAGACAGAGAAAAAAGTTTATGTCAGTTCGATTTTGTACACCGTGTCTTTGTCAAAGTCCATCTTTAAGGACCACTTCGAGATTGTTGAACTG GGTGAAGAAGTGAAGTTACCGAAGAAACAGACACTGTTTGCTGTGGGTGTGTCATCAGTTACCATCTTAACCATG TTCACTGTGACGTTGGCAGCGGTGTTTGCCGTCATCATGTACCGTTTGTCGGTGGCCTCAGCGCTCGCCATCTACCCCAACTCTGGGCAGATTGTGTCAGGGACTGCCGTCACACTCAACCTTATCGTCATCCTCATTCTGGACGAG ATCTATGGCAGTGTGGCAGCCTTCCTGACCCAACTGGAGTGTCCGAGGACTGAAACAGAATATGAAGACAAACTCATCTTCAAGCTCTTCCTCCTCAAATTTGTCAATTCGTATGCTTCCATTTTCTATGTGGCCTTCTTTAAGGGCAG GTTCATGGGCCGCCCTGGACAATACATCTATGCAGCACCTGGCCTACGCATGGAAGAG TGTGGGCCGGGAGGATGCCTTTATGAGCTGTGTATTCAGCTGTCCATCATCATGGCTGGCAAACAGCTCATTCAAAACAATGTGATGGAGATCGGGATGCC AAAACTCAAGAAGTTTCTGCGAGAATGCACGTGTTTCGGCCTGTGCAAGGAGCGTGCGGAGAGAGCGGAGGACAAGGCCGGCCCGCGAGACACGCGTTGGGAGGAGGACCTCGTCTTGGAACCATTCAGTGGACTGTCACCTGAGTATCTGGAGATGA TCATCCAGTTTGGTTTTGTGACGATTTTCGTGGCCTCCTTCCCGCTAGCGCCGCTGCTGGCCCTCGTCAACAACGTTCTAGAGATAAGACTCGATGCACGAAAATTTGTACAGGAGCTTCGCAGGCCCATGGCCGAAAGGGCAAAGGACATAG GCATTTGGTACAACATTTTGAAGGGAATCACCAAGATTTCTGTCATTGTGAAT GCCTTTGTGATTGCCATTACGTCCAACTTCATCCCGAGGACggtgtaccagtacatgtacagtcctgACGGTTCGCTCCACGGCTTCATCGACTGGTCGCTCTCAACTTTCAACGTGTCCGACTTCGAGCCGGGCAGTGAACCAAGGGACAACAGATCTCTGGGAGAAGTAGTCCAATTTTGCAG ATATCGAGACTTCAGGGATGCTCCTTGGGAGGCTGAGCCGTACAAGTACAACCTAGCATACTGGCACATCTTTGCTGCCAGATTAGGCTTTGTTATATGTTTCCAG AATGTTGTGATTTTTCTTAAGGACTTCATCGCCTGGCTTATTCCGGACGAAGTCAAAGAAATCAAAGAACGTCAGAGAAGAGAAAAACGCATCATCATGGAAATGTTACTTGAGGAAGAGAGGCGGATGCGGCAACATTACTACGCAACCGACCACCACCATTCAAACGGTAAAATCAGCCAAAACGGTTTCTTGGAGAATCACTTAGCGAGTGAGTTTGCAAGCGCGGAAGAATTTGATGCCAATAGTATAGAAACGCAGGTATGA